The Bacteroidales bacterium DNA window GCACTACAGAACGGGTTATTGCCAGGGCAGGGCTAAATGGGAAAATTGAGATCCTTCATCTTTCAGATGCCAGAGCAATTCTGTTTAAATATATCGGAACCTCTGAATTGTTCATCAACCAGCAAAAAGTAGAATCCGGTTTGTTGTATCTGTTGACGGATGGTTCCATCATCAGAGGGAACAATATTTCTCCGGTTTATTTCAGTGAAATCATCAGCCGGTTTTATCAGACCGACAAACCAAAAATTGTTTTGCAAGGGAAGAATGTTTCCTATTCGTTCGGGCCAAACGGGAAAGGCATTGCTCCCTTTTCATTCTATGAAGAATCAGGGCATCTGGTAGGAATTATTGGCGGAAGCGGCGTTGGTAAATCCACTCTGTTGCGTCTCCTCAGCGGGCAATTGCCATTGAAAAGCGGTACCATCACCATAAACGGGTATGACCTCCACCGTGACAAATTCAGGTTACAGGGAATGATAGGCTATGTTCCGCAGGATGACCTTTTGTTTGAGGAACTGACCGTATATCAGAATCTGTTCTACAATGCCTGCCTTTGTTTTGGAAGCATGAGCAAGGGGGAAATAACTGCGATTACCCGCAAAATGCTCCGCGAACTGGATCTTGAAGAAATTAAAGACCTGAAAGTTGGTTCTCCGCTGAACAACATTATAAGCGGAGGTCAGCGGAAACGGTTGAACATAGGACTGGAACTGATGCGAGAACCTTCCATTCTGCTGGTGGATGAACCTACTTCAGGTTTATCATCAACTGATGCGGAAAAGGTGATGCTCCTGCTTCGGGAACTAGCCAACAAGGGAAAACTTGTCATTGTCAATATACACCAGCCATCGTCAAATATTTTCAGGCTATTTGACAACATCTGGGTACTTGATCAGGGTGGATTTCCTGTATACTCCGGGAATCCGATCGAAGCGGTGCATTACTTTAAAAGCATAGCTTTTCATGCCAATGCGCTTGAAAACGAGTGCCCGGTCTGCGGAAATATTGACACAGACCAGATCCTGCGGATTCTTGAAGCCCGGGAAATTGATGAACAGGGAAGACTTCTGGGTAAGCGGCGAAGACAACCTGAAGAATGGTACCGGTTGTACAAGGAAAATATTCCGCAGAACCATGATCTGAAAGCAGAAAAATCCCTTCTGCCCCGCCATGCATCAGGTATTCCTGATGAGACCCGGCAACTTGTTGTATTCAGCAAACGAAATTTTCTCAGTAAGATCGGAAATATTCAGTATCTGATTGTTGCCTTTCTTGAAGCACCTCTGCTGGCATTGATACTGGCCTGGTTTACACGTTACGAAACCGATGCCGGTTATTTTTTCAGTGAAAACAAGAATGTTCCGCAATATTTATTTATGGCCGTGGTTGTTGCGCTGTTCATAGGTCTCACCATCAGTGCCGAAGAAATAATCAAGGATCGCAGGATTCTCCTCAGAGAGAGCTATCTGAATCTAAGCTGGTTCAGTTATATCAATTCCAAGGTTTTTTACCTTTTTGGACTGTCAGCCATTCAGACTATGCTGTTTGTCCTGGTCGGAAATATTGTGCTTGGTAATCCTGAAATGATTCCGGCTTACTGGATTGTGTTGTTCTCAACCGCCTGTTTTGCCAACCTTCTGGGCCTAAACCTCTCATCGGGACTTAAATCGGTAATAGCCGTCTATATCTCCATACCCTTACTCCTGGTACCTCAGCTTTTGTTCAGCGGGGTTATCGTATCATTCGATGACCTGCATAAAAGCCTGACGCGCAGAACTGTTGTCCCCGTTATAGGTGAAATCATGGCTTCTCGATGGGCCTATGAAGCACTTGCCGTCGAACAGTTCAGCCACAATTCGTTTCAGAAGCACTTTTTCAAAGCAGAACAAGAAATAAGTGATGCCGGATTCAAAGTCAATTTTCTCATTCCCCGCCTGGAAAATGTAGCTCAGGCAACGATAAGAAAACTCAATGATTCTGCGGCATTCCATGAACGGCAAAACAACCTGAAGCTTCTGTACAATGAAATAAAAAAATTCCCTGAAAATAACGGGCTTTATCCTTTCGAATATATTGACAGCCTCAAAATACAGTCTTTTAACGAAACCATCGGAGAGGAATTACTTGACTACCTGACGTATGTGCGGTTGCAGTTTCTGGGAAGACTGGAAGAAGGCAACCGGCAGAAGGACTCCATTTACAATTCCTTACTTACCCGGTTGGGAGAAGATGGTGTTTATCGCCTGAAATCCAGGTCGCATAACAGCAGGCTTGCCGACATTGTGCAGAATAAAAATGAACTTGTCAAATTTATTGAAGTTAATAACCATATAATTCCCAAAAAGGACCCGATTTACGTATTGCCTGAATCGGATTACGGAAGGGCCCATTTTTATGCGGCATACAAAAGGCTGAACGGACAGTATATTGACACCCTGTGGTTCAATCTTGTGGTATTATGGCTGATGACCTTTATTCTTTACGCAATCCTTCTCACAAATGGCCTGGCCGGGACTCTTGATTATTTCAGCAGGGAAATAAAGAATATAAGCCGAATCCGCCGATAAATTCTATCAAACCGGTTTGCCAGAAAGTTTGTATTTTTTATTTTTACCAAAACCAAACAACTTGATGCAAGTATGAAAAAGAAAGAATTTGAAAAAAAGGTATCCCAGCTCTTTTCTGAGTACAACAAATTGATTAACAGGACAAACAAACCCCTTAAACAGGGTAACGGAATTTTTACCCGGTACAAACACCCCATACTCACGGCCGATCATACGCCGGTTTTCTGGAGGTATGATCTCAATCAGAAAACGAATCCCCATCTGATGACCCGTCTCGGTATCAATTCGGTTTTTAATTCCGGGGCAATACTGTTTAAGGGGAAATATACTCTGGTGGCAAGAGTTGAAGGATGGGACCGAAAATCATTTTTTGCTGTTGCCCAAAGTCCCAACGGAATTGATCATTGGGAATTCTGGGATTATCCTGTCACCCTGCCGGAAACGAAGGAACCCGATACCAACGTATATGACATGCGGCTTACCCAGCATGAAGACGGCTGGATTTACGGGCTTTTCTGTGCGGAAAGAAAGGATCCCAATGCACCTCCGGGAGACACATCTTCGGCAGTTGCCGCATGCGGTATTGCCCGTACCAAAGACCTGGTGACCTGGGAACGACTCCCTGATCTCAGAAGCAATTCGGGTCAGCAAAGGAACTGCGTTCTTCACCCCGAATTCGTCAATGGTAAATATGCCATTTATACACGGCCGCAGGAAGGTTTTATTGAAGTCGGTTCCGGTGGCGGCATCGGATTTGGTCTCACTGACAGCATGGAAAATGCTGTGCTCGAAACGGAAGTCATTATTGAGAATAAAGAATACCATACCATCAAGGAATTGAAAAACGGTTTGGGTCCGGCCCCGATAAAAACAAAGGAAGGCTGGCTTCACCTGGCCCATGGTGTAAGAAATACGGCGGCCGGCCTGCGTTACGTGCTATATATGTTCCTGGCCGACCTGAACGATCCCTCCAAAGTAATCCGGCAACCCGGAGGGTATTTCCTTGCACCGGAAGGAGAAGAAAGAGTGGGTGATGTTTCCAATGTTACTTTCTCCAATGGCTGGATTGTGAACGACAAAGAGGAAGTATTTATTTACTATGGATCTTCCGATACACGCATGCACGTAGCCACATCTACGGTTGAAAAATTGCTTGACTACGTTCTTCACACCCCGGAAGATGGCTTTCGCTCAGCAGTATCGGTAATGCAGCGCAAGGAGCTTATTGAAAAAAATCTGAAAATTCT harbors:
- a CDS encoding glycosidase; protein product: MKKKEFEKKVSQLFSEYNKLINRTNKPLKQGNGIFTRYKHPILTADHTPVFWRYDLNQKTNPHLMTRLGINSVFNSGAILFKGKYTLVARVEGWDRKSFFAVAQSPNGIDHWEFWDYPVTLPETKEPDTNVYDMRLTQHEDGWIYGLFCAERKDPNAPPGDTSSAVAACGIARTKDLVTWERLPDLRSNSGQQRNCVLHPEFVNGKYAIYTRPQEGFIEVGSGGGIGFGLTDSMENAVLETEVIIENKEYHTIKELKNGLGPAPIKTKEGWLHLAHGVRNTAAGLRYVLYMFLADLNDPSKVIRQPGGYFLAPEGEERVGDVSNVTFSNGWIVNDKEEVFIYYGSSDTRMHVATSTVEKLLDYVLHTPEDGFRSAVSVMQRKELIEKNLKILGKKKRL
- a CDS encoding ATP-binding cassette domain-containing protein, coding for MREPVLVALMHLFALAESLHLKAFSAKGRAIAASFVKNIARSGEFIKLYDDYLDFYKRELKENESPGIRELMVKRLGKKLCRELILQERLVVLIRLTESFLQHEKLSKTELAFLESIATEFHISVEDRNALFDFAQGLTAEWKDTSSLLVIEKPGAESSDELEGAWIEQNKPLTGTTERVIARAGLNGKIEILHLSDARAILFKYIGTSELFINQQKVESGLLYLLTDGSIIRGNNISPVYFSEIISRFYQTDKPKIVLQGKNVSYSFGPNGKGIAPFSFYEESGHLVGIIGGSGVGKSTLLRLLSGQLPLKSGTITINGYDLHRDKFRLQGMIGYVPQDDLLFEELTVYQNLFYNACLCFGSMSKGEITAITRKMLRELDLEEIKDLKVGSPLNNIISGGQRKRLNIGLELMREPSILLVDEPTSGLSSTDAEKVMLLLRELANKGKLVIVNIHQPSSNIFRLFDNIWVLDQGGFPVYSGNPIEAVHYFKSIAFHANALENECPVCGNIDTDQILRILEAREIDEQGRLLGKRRRQPEEWYRLYKENIPQNHDLKAEKSLLPRHASGIPDETRQLVVFSKRNFLSKIGNIQYLIVAFLEAPLLALILAWFTRYETDAGYFFSENKNVPQYLFMAVVVALFIGLTISAEEIIKDRRILLRESYLNLSWFSYINSKVFYLFGLSAIQTMLFVLVGNIVLGNPEMIPAYWIVLFSTACFANLLGLNLSSGLKSVIAVYISIPLLLVPQLLFSGVIVSFDDLHKSLTRRTVVPVIGEIMASRWAYEALAVEQFSHNSFQKHFFKAEQEISDAGFKVNFLIPRLENVAQATIRKLNDSAAFHERQNNLKLLYNEIKKFPENNGLYPFEYIDSLKIQSFNETIGEELLDYLTYVRLQFLGRLEEGNRQKDSIYNSLLTRLGEDGVYRLKSRSHNSRLADIVQNKNELVKFIEVNNHIIPKKDPIYVLPESDYGRAHFYAAYKRLNGQYIDTLWFNLVVLWLMTFILYAILLTNGLAGTLDYFSREIKNISRIRR